A single region of the Sulfurospirillum arsenophilum NBRC 109478 genome encodes:
- a CDS encoding EAL domain-containing protein, with protein sequence MVSKLIQDNSICIYFQPIISIRSAKVIGVEALMRAHDENNESLSPIFVFDQAKKENLSFELDKFVRIKALETFKPLLEANKELLLFLNFESHLLDSKISFHDFAFSSLANEMGIPPSRIVIEIKEYQIEDSERLKQFCDFYKERGFLIALDDFGAGNANFDRISTVRPHVVKVDRSIVFNVHQNFIHKEILKSIANMCFNIGALVLAEGVEEEEEILRSLKLDIDLFQGFWFARPSGSHYDKALLDEKITYIGAKHTQNVKASMQLKEFLIESAKTYTHTIIETIKTTNNINLFGFLKEFEIIEAIYCIDAHTGIQEGDTFISADTNDFFQPARDGDNHALKEYFYITKESKRGNYLSQKYISRASGRMCRTFAQKFVLSGKEKILCLDLKVQPL encoded by the coding sequence GTGGTTTCAAAACTCATCCAAGATAACAGTATCTGTATCTATTTTCAACCGATTATCTCTATTCGCAGTGCAAAAGTCATTGGAGTTGAAGCCTTAATGCGCGCCCATGATGAAAATAATGAATCGCTCTCCCCTATCTTTGTTTTTGACCAAGCCAAGAAAGAGAACCTCTCGTTTGAACTCGACAAATTTGTGCGCATCAAAGCACTTGAAACATTCAAACCCCTTCTTGAAGCCAATAAAGAACTTCTTTTGTTTCTCAACTTTGAATCACATCTGCTCGATAGTAAAATTAGCTTTCACGACTTTGCCTTTAGTTCACTTGCCAATGAGATGGGCATTCCTCCTTCGCGCATTGTCATTGAGATTAAAGAGTATCAAATAGAAGACAGCGAGCGGTTGAAACAATTCTGCGACTTTTACAAAGAGAGAGGCTTTTTAATTGCTTTGGATGACTTTGGTGCAGGCAATGCCAACTTTGATCGCATCTCGACCGTGCGTCCGCACGTCGTCAAAGTGGATCGATCCATTGTCTTTAATGTCCATCAAAATTTCATTCACAAAGAGATACTCAAATCCATCGCAAATATGTGCTTTAACATCGGAGCACTCGTTCTCGCAGAAGGGGTGGAAGAAGAAGAGGAGATACTACGTTCGCTCAAACTCGACATTGATCTTTTTCAAGGATTTTGGTTTGCCAGACCCAGTGGTTCGCATTACGATAAAGCACTTTTGGATGAAAAAATCACTTATATTGGAGCCAAACACACCCAAAATGTCAAAGCCTCCATGCAACTCAAAGAGTTTTTGATAGAGAGTGCTAAGACCTACACCCATACGATTATTGAAACGATTAAAACAACAAACAACATCAATTTATTTGGCTTTTTGAAAGAGTTTGAGATCATCGAAGCCATCTACTGTATTGATGCCCATACGGGTATCCAAGAGGGTGACACGTTTATTAGTGCTGATACCAATGACTTCTTTCAACCCGCACGTGATGGCGACAACCATGCGCTCAAAGAGTATTTTTACATTACCAAAGAGTCTAAACGAGGTAACTACCTAAGCCAAAAGTACATCTCACGCGCCTCGGGGCGTATGTGCCGAACCTTTGCTCAAAAGTTCGTCTTGAGTGGCAAAGAGAAGATTTTGTGTCTGGATCTTAAAGTACAACCACTCTAA
- a CDS encoding PAS domain-containing sensor histidine kinase, which translates to MSYSFLKSFYDSMREGLYAFDADGKITHFNPAAQKLLGYEEAELLGKIGHFVFHAHHDNQGLLQCSLYKAFLQSKPYEGEEIFLTKDGKWIDVSIRANPLLEKGVTKGYVVFFWEVPQKCHLQNDETMEELKSRIFHEESELEESEAFYEQIFETANLGICILDKEGRFVALNSAYSKICGYSEAELIGKHFNLLVPEVLREITQAHHDTFLKHDAIAYDGEMESLRKDGKCIHVYASEGILEHIIGGPYKIMTVFDITEMVEARQVQKEQEAMLVQQNKLAAMGEMIGHIAHQWRQPLNVMNITTLDLKFKHELGTLSGEKLHSALGLIESLTEQMSNTINDFMNFYTPNKEKKDFSLYETVLYATKIVEVQLNNEGISLSINIDPALKVHGLANELQQVILNLVTNAKDAFRTKEMATKQICLVAWSRDEQIYLSVEDNAGGIDEALMERIFEPYFTTKGKMQGSGIGLYICSMIMKQSFGGIIKIENITHEDVTIGARFILEFPKC; encoded by the coding sequence ATGTCGTATAGTTTTCTCAAAAGCTTTTATGATTCGATGCGAGAAGGGCTTTATGCCTTTGATGCTGATGGTAAAATCACCCATTTTAACCCTGCTGCCCAAAAGCTTTTAGGCTATGAAGAAGCGGAGCTTTTAGGCAAAATTGGGCATTTTGTGTTTCATGCACACCATGACAATCAAGGTTTATTGCAATGCTCCCTCTACAAAGCTTTTTTACAGAGCAAACCGTATGAGGGAGAAGAAATTTTTCTAACCAAAGATGGCAAATGGATTGATGTGTCTATTCGGGCAAATCCTCTTTTGGAAAAGGGTGTCACGAAAGGCTATGTTGTCTTTTTTTGGGAAGTGCCTCAAAAATGTCACCTTCAAAATGACGAGACAATGGAAGAGCTCAAGAGTCGTATTTTTCATGAAGAAAGCGAACTAGAAGAGAGTGAAGCTTTTTACGAGCAGATTTTTGAGACCGCCAATCTTGGCATTTGTATTCTTGACAAAGAGGGACGTTTTGTGGCTCTCAATTCTGCTTACAGTAAGATATGCGGTTATTCTGAAGCGGAGTTAATCGGAAAGCATTTTAACCTCCTTGTTCCGGAAGTTTTACGAGAGATAACGCAAGCACACCATGACACATTTCTCAAACACGATGCCATAGCCTACGATGGTGAGATGGAGTCTTTACGAAAAGATGGCAAGTGCATTCATGTGTATGCCTCTGAAGGGATTTTGGAGCATATTATTGGAGGGCCTTACAAGATCATGACGGTCTTTGACATTACAGAGATGGTTGAAGCTAGGCAGGTGCAAAAAGAGCAAGAGGCGATGCTGGTTCAGCAAAATAAGCTTGCAGCGATGGGTGAGATGATAGGACACATCGCCCATCAATGGCGCCAACCGCTCAATGTTATGAACATCACCACGCTAGACCTCAAATTCAAACATGAATTAGGAACATTGAGTGGAGAAAAGCTTCATAGTGCTTTGGGTTTGATAGAGTCACTGACCGAGCAGATGAGCAATACCATCAATGACTTTATGAATTTTTACACACCCAACAAAGAGAAAAAAGACTTTTCATTGTATGAAACAGTACTTTATGCGACCAAAATTGTTGAAGTCCAATTGAATAATGAGGGTATTTCACTCTCGATTAACATCGACCCTGCATTAAAAGTGCATGGACTCGCCAATGAATTGCAACAAGTCATCCTCAATCTTGTCACGAATGCTAAAGATGCATTTCGAACGAAAGAGATGGCAACAAAACAGATCTGCTTAGTGGCATGGAGCAGAGATGAGCAAATTTATTTGAGTGTGGAAGACAATGCGGGTGGCATTGATGAAGCTTTGATGGAGCGCATCTTTGAGCCTTATTTTACCACCAAAGGGAAGATGCAAGGCAGTGGTATTGGGCTTTACATCTGCTCGATGATTATGAAGCAGAGCTTTGGGGGCATCATCAAGATAGAAAATATTACCCATGAAGATGTCACGATTGGAGCACGATTTATCTTGGAATTTCCAAAGTGTTAA
- a CDS encoding EF-hand domain-containing protein translates to MTIGNSLTATSSAYSSSNVHSQSSASGMSSSQDFGNIMSQMATSLMTSMDTNQDNSIDKSEFQSAVDALSGTTSDSTSSSSKVFDALDTNKDGTISSDELLSALKQSQSSTDMSAQQASTKNSIETMQSTLLQKILASYGNTDTTTSSSASLTA, encoded by the coding sequence ATGACAATAGGAAATTCTCTTACCGCCACATCTTCAGCTTATAGTAGCAGTAATGTTCACAGCCAAAGTAGCGCAAGTGGCATGTCATCATCGCAAGATTTTGGTAATATTATGAGTCAGATGGCAACATCACTTATGACTTCAATGGATACTAATCAAGACAATAGCATTGATAAATCTGAATTTCAAAGTGCTGTAGATGCTCTTTCAGGCACGACATCAGATTCGACGAGTAGTTCAAGTAAAGTATTTGATGCACTCGATACCAATAAAGATGGCACGATTAGCTCCGATGAGCTTTTAAGTGCTTTGAAACAATCTCAATCTTCCACCGATATGTCGGCGCAACAAGCATCTACGAAAAATTCGATTGAAACGATGCAATCTACATTATTGCAAAAGATTTTGGCTTCTTATGGCAATACAGATACAACAACAAGCAGTAGCGCAAGTCTTACCGCTTAG
- a CDS encoding double-cubane-cluster-containing anaerobic reductase translates to MGVELHKDLLSSIGVDVERHAKMMGMGLAGYQAGFMSQSNRPKAMAYFDWFMSEIQAERIAEINALKAQKKPAVGTFCIFVPEEIVVGAGGACFGLCGGANPPIADAETELPRNICPLIKSAYGFKLQHTCAYTQSADFIYGETTCEAKKKTWELLGKHHPVHVMNIPHMKRERDLKMWQEEIKEFKKHIEEVSEQKLSLAEMLDGVRLINAKRDAMKRLDTLRGMHQDIMPISGKDALFISQMSFLDDPKRFTAKVNELCDELDVRIKNKVSVFPKNTPRIMVLGTPIAPPNWKLHTAVEGSGACIINEEGCIGHRYFKDNVDIEGVKDEDELYERLMKRYSKIDCACFTPNTGRTDKIIQMYKDRKADGVIYYTLSFCHTYNVESHLVTEALAKEGIPCLVIESDYSPEDAGQIKTRVEAFLESITFKQKAEAFANK, encoded by the coding sequence ATGGGTGTTGAACTCCACAAAGATTTATTAAGTAGTATTGGTGTTGACGTTGAACGTCATGCAAAAATGATGGGCATGGGACTTGCAGGCTATCAAGCGGGTTTTATGAGCCAATCAAACCGTCCAAAAGCAATGGCATATTTTGACTGGTTTATGAGTGAGATTCAAGCAGAACGCATTGCAGAAATTAACGCGCTAAAAGCGCAAAAAAAACCTGCGGTGGGAACCTTTTGTATCTTCGTTCCTGAAGAGATTGTTGTAGGTGCAGGTGGGGCTTGTTTTGGACTGTGCGGCGGAGCAAACCCTCCCATCGCAGATGCTGAAACCGAACTGCCTCGCAACATCTGCCCACTCATCAAATCAGCCTATGGTTTTAAGCTCCAACACACTTGTGCCTATACCCAATCAGCCGATTTTATCTACGGTGAAACCACTTGTGAAGCGAAGAAAAAAACATGGGAACTCCTAGGCAAACATCATCCTGTGCATGTCATGAACATTCCGCACATGAAACGCGAACGTGATCTCAAAATGTGGCAAGAGGAGATCAAAGAGTTTAAAAAGCACATCGAAGAGGTAAGTGAGCAAAAACTCAGCCTTGCTGAGATGCTTGATGGTGTCAGGCTCATTAACGCCAAACGTGATGCGATGAAACGTCTTGATACCCTTCGTGGCATGCACCAAGATATCATGCCTATTAGCGGTAAAGACGCACTTTTCATCAGCCAAATGAGCTTTTTAGATGACCCAAAACGCTTTACTGCAAAAGTGAATGAACTCTGCGATGAACTGGATGTTCGCATTAAAAACAAAGTGAGTGTTTTCCCTAAAAATACCCCTCGCATCATGGTTCTAGGCACACCCATTGCGCCACCAAACTGGAAACTTCATACCGCTGTTGAAGGCTCAGGTGCGTGCATCATCAATGAAGAAGGGTGCATCGGTCATCGTTACTTTAAAGACAATGTAGACATCGAAGGCGTTAAAGATGAAGACGAACTCTATGAGCGTTTGATGAAACGCTACTCCAAAATCGACTGTGCCTGTTTCACGCCAAATACAGGCAGAACCGATAAAATCATCCAAATGTACAAAGACCGCAAAGCCGATGGCGTCATCTACTACACGCTCTCATTTTGTCACACGTACAATGTCGAGTCGCACCTTGTGACGGAAGCTTTAGCGAAAGAAGGCATTCCGTGCCTTGTCATTGAGTCGGATTATTCTCCTGAAGATGCAGGGCAAATTAAAACCCGTGTGGAAGCCTTTTTGGAGAGCATTACGTTTAAACAAAAAGCCGAAGCATTCGCTAACAAATAA
- a CDS encoding ATP-binding cassette domain-containing protein, producing the protein MNKQTNLPDIKNNSKSDTLLLAFKYILDFYYGNVSFETIQTILAHDKKQTNVDDLRYGSKDFGLQFEEIELSSDMVHSHLFPCIVIAENDDVGIVTSFEEGIATLLDPLTQHQEHVGIEVLQERFCTLLSFYKDVSYKNILTHETKDKEWFWKHLLDAKADIIRVGVLTVFINLFIILIPMYAMNVYNRVIPNFATETLFVLTIGIAFIFIFDAIFKMARVYILESMGKRIGSILEEEMLKRILLIQSGHDHLLAGSKANLFREIAQIRDFFMSKSIGLALDLPFVFLTLLVIFIISPAIAAVTFACGFIIVGINLAFQITIFSWSKKLFKDGQMKHNYLFETIKGIETLKLTNAITRRLFKWRQLVNFYNFINLKIQMHSNIAMNLSAVVMQMATVLTLVVGVYEIQDKNMTIGALVALGILVGRAMVPIVNISTILSKYKEFKESLESINNFWHLPLETQKSIEIGIQTLQGDIEFNNVTYTYSGSKAPSLMGATFKIKAGEKVGFIGRTGAGKSTVLRLLSGLDTAQSGTIHIDGHEINTIHPVELRANIGIMPQEPFLFAGTLKENIEIGVNIGKERLIKLLAMTGLEELVKRSGEGENFQVGENGNRLSVGQRHLVGLARALINDPAIIVLDEPTTGMDVGLEKEMVEHLKPMVKDKTLIVITHRFAALELVDRVLVVNNGRIVADGARDEILRQLQGKQP; encoded by the coding sequence GTGAATAAGCAAACCAATTTACCTGATATTAAAAATAATAGTAAAAGCGATACGCTCTTACTGGCGTTTAAATACATTCTTGATTTTTACTATGGCAATGTCTCTTTTGAAACCATCCAAACTATTTTAGCGCACGATAAAAAGCAAACCAATGTGGATGATTTGCGCTATGGCTCTAAAGATTTTGGTCTTCAATTTGAAGAGATAGAGCTCTCTTCTGATATGGTTCATTCGCATCTTTTCCCATGCATTGTGATTGCTGAAAATGATGATGTTGGCATTGTCACCTCTTTTGAAGAAGGCATTGCAACACTGCTCGATCCCCTGACGCAACACCAAGAACATGTAGGCATTGAAGTGCTTCAAGAACGTTTCTGCACACTGCTCTCTTTTTACAAAGATGTCTCTTATAAAAATATTTTGACACATGAAACCAAAGACAAAGAGTGGTTTTGGAAGCATCTTTTGGATGCAAAAGCTGACATTATCCGCGTAGGTGTTTTAACGGTGTTTATCAATCTTTTTATTATTCTCATTCCTATGTATGCGATGAATGTCTATAACAGGGTTATCCCAAATTTTGCAACCGAAACACTGTTTGTTTTAACGATTGGTATAGCCTTTATTTTTATTTTCGATGCGATTTTTAAAATGGCTAGGGTGTACATTTTAGAAAGTATGGGTAAACGCATTGGTAGCATTTTAGAAGAAGAGATGCTTAAGCGCATTCTTCTCATTCAAAGTGGTCATGACCATTTGCTCGCGGGTTCCAAAGCCAATTTATTTCGAGAAATTGCTCAAATTCGTGATTTTTTTATGTCCAAAAGTATTGGTTTAGCGCTTGATTTACCTTTTGTTTTTTTAACGCTTTTGGTTATTTTTATTATTTCTCCTGCCATTGCAGCTGTTACATTTGCCTGCGGATTCATCATTGTTGGCATCAATCTCGCGTTTCAAATTACCATTTTTAGTTGGAGTAAAAAGCTTTTCAAAGATGGACAGATGAAGCACAACTACCTCTTTGAGACGATCAAAGGTATCGAGACGTTAAAGCTCACCAATGCTATTACACGAAGACTTTTTAAATGGCGTCAGCTGGTTAATTTTTACAATTTTATCAATCTCAAAATTCAGATGCACTCTAACATAGCGATGAACCTCTCCGCTGTTGTGATGCAAATGGCGACGGTATTGACTTTGGTTGTGGGTGTTTATGAAATTCAAGATAAAAACATGACCATAGGTGCGCTTGTGGCACTGGGTATTTTAGTCGGGCGCGCGATGGTGCCTATTGTCAATATCTCAACCATTTTGAGTAAATACAAAGAGTTCAAAGAGTCCTTAGAATCCATCAATAACTTTTGGCATCTGCCTTTAGAAACACAAAAATCAATCGAAATTGGCATTCAAACCTTGCAAGGTGACATCGAATTTAACAATGTGACCTACACCTATTCAGGTTCTAAAGCACCTTCTTTGATGGGTGCAACGTTTAAGATAAAAGCGGGTGAAAAAGTAGGGTTTATCGGTCGAACGGGTGCTGGTAAAAGTACCGTTCTAAGGCTTCTATCAGGGCTTGATACCGCACAATCAGGCACCATTCACATCGACGGTCATGAGATCAACACCATTCATCCTGTGGAGCTTCGTGCTAACATTGGCATTATGCCTCAAGAGCCATTTTTATTTGCAGGAACACTGAAAGAGAACATTGAAATCGGTGTGAACATTGGTAAAGAAAGACTCATAAAACTGCTTGCGATGACAGGACTTGAAGAGTTAGTCAAACGTTCAGGCGAGGGTGAAAACTTCCAAGTGGGCGAAAATGGAAACAGGCTTTCTGTGGGTCAGCGTCATTTGGTGGGATTAGCGAGGGCACTCATCAATGACCCTGCTATCATTGTCTTAGATGAGCCAACAACGGGTATGGATGTAGGACTTGAAAAAGAGATGGTAGAACATCTTAAACCGATGGTGAAAGACAAAACGCTCATCGTCATCACGCACCGTTTTGCAGCACTTGAGCTGGTCGATAGAGTACTCGTGGTTAATAATGGTCGCATCGTTGCCGATGGCGCTCGCGATGAGATATTACGACAATTACAGGGTAAACAACCATGA
- a CDS encoding acyl-CoA dehydratase activase: MFWGVDIGSTYTKIIGIGREKEITHHAVIPTIFNQDVIVGEYLADKEVKMLVATGYGRHMLGDSHGAPVISEIKAHAKGAYFFHNEVKTVIDLGGQDSKVIKMGDDGGFTDFRMNDKCAAGTGKFLEIAANRLGLDMQTFANVGFDADKELTISSMCAVFAESEVISLIAKKESLANICWGVHESIASRLASMAKKFVLNPNDCIVFTGGGALNPFLHHMLELKLERKILVPEHPQLMGAVGAALSGLEVLQ, translated from the coding sequence ATGTTTTGGGGCGTAGATATAGGATCAACCTATACAAAAATCATCGGTATTGGTCGCGAAAAGGAGATCACCCATCATGCGGTGATCCCGACTATTTTTAACCAAGACGTCATCGTGGGCGAGTATTTGGCAGACAAAGAGGTCAAGATGCTCGTCGCCACGGGTTACGGACGGCATATGCTAGGAGACTCGCACGGTGCGCCCGTCATCTCCGAGATCAAAGCCCACGCCAAAGGGGCATACTTTTTTCACAACGAAGTTAAAACCGTCATCGACCTTGGCGGGCAAGATAGCAAAGTCATTAAAATGGGTGATGACGGTGGATTTACCGACTTTCGCATGAACGACAAGTGTGCGGCAGGAACTGGTAAATTTTTAGAAATCGCAGCCAATCGCTTAGGGCTTGATATGCAAACCTTCGCCAACGTAGGCTTTGACGCCGACAAAGAGCTCACCATTTCCAGCATGTGCGCCGTTTTCGCCGAGTCTGAGGTCATCTCACTCATCGCCAAAAAAGAGAGCTTGGCAAACATCTGCTGGGGAGTCCACGAATCCATCGCTTCGCGTTTGGCGTCCATGGCTAAAAAATTTGTGCTCAATCCAAACGACTGTATCGTCTTCACAGGTGGCGGCGCACTCAACCCTTTTTTACATCATATGCTAGAACTCAAACTAGAGCGCAAAATCCTCGTGCCCGAACATCCTCAGCTTATGGGAGCAGTGGGTGCGGCACTTTCGGGGCTTGAAGTGTTACAGTAA
- a CDS encoding HlyD family type I secretion periplasmic adaptor subunit: MINKMMIEKRWNYYITVVPIGLFFLVFFLWSAFSEIDEVVRGNGKIVPSGQTKILQHMEGGIVSEILVKEGDHVAINQPIYQLNQAFFTADLKGKDLDRVSLQAKEQRLMSLIDDKELVFDKDVTEQYPEIVHNELQIFRSEKLNNSERLNGVQQKVEQRQYELKELESRQKNLSLELNMAQENTSITEQLMKSGAGSRKEYLFEMSKKQNLITQVDEVKNLIPVTQGKYKEAMYELGSIRSDIQSKLLNELKDVRLKLSQLSQQSEASVDRANRLLITSPVNGIVNVLYFHTVGGTIKPGDKVAEITPLEEGLMIEANIKAADRGRIWMGQKANIEITAYDYARYGMIEGELVSISPDSFTNQKGEIFYAVKIKASKDRLGPNLPIMPGMEAGVNIITGKRTVLGYILLPLKRMGKNALLEP; the protein is encoded by the coding sequence ATGATTAATAAAATGATGATTGAAAAACGCTGGAATTATTACATTACCGTTGTGCCTATTGGGCTTTTTTTTCTGGTATTTTTTCTGTGGTCGGCATTCAGCGAAATCGATGAAGTGGTACGAGGAAACGGTAAAATTGTCCCCTCTGGCCAGACAAAAATCCTTCAACATATGGAAGGTGGCATCGTCTCTGAAATCTTGGTTAAAGAGGGCGATCATGTAGCGATCAACCAGCCGATCTATCAGCTCAACCAAGCCTTTTTTACAGCCGATCTCAAAGGAAAAGATTTGGATCGTGTCTCCTTGCAAGCTAAAGAGCAGAGATTGATGAGCTTGATAGATGACAAAGAGTTGGTATTTGATAAAGATGTAACCGAGCAGTACCCTGAAATTGTACACAATGAATTGCAAATCTTTCGCAGTGAAAAGCTCAACAATTCTGAGCGTCTTAATGGCGTTCAACAAAAAGTAGAACAGAGGCAGTATGAACTTAAAGAGTTAGAGAGCAGGCAAAAAAACCTCTCACTAGAGCTCAATATGGCACAAGAAAATACTTCTATTACCGAGCAGCTGATGAAATCAGGTGCGGGTTCACGTAAAGAGTATCTTTTTGAGATGAGCAAAAAACAAAATCTCATCACGCAAGTCGATGAGGTGAAAAACCTCATTCCTGTCACCCAAGGTAAATACAAAGAGGCGATGTATGAACTAGGCTCCATTCGTTCTGACATTCAATCAAAACTACTCAATGAACTCAAAGATGTTCGCCTCAAACTCAGCCAGCTTTCGCAACAAAGTGAAGCGAGCGTTGATCGAGCAAACCGTCTTCTCATCACTTCTCCAGTGAATGGCATCGTCAATGTGCTTTATTTTCACACAGTCGGCGGAACGATCAAACCGGGTGATAAGGTAGCGGAAATCACGCCTCTTGAAGAGGGCTTGATGATCGAAGCGAACATCAAAGCAGCTGATCGTGGACGCATCTGGATGGGACAAAAAGCCAACATCGAAATCACCGCGTATGATTACGCGCGTTATGGCATGATCGAAGGCGAGCTTGTTTCCATCAGTCCTGACAGTTTTACCAACCAAAAAGGTGAGATTTTTTACGCCGTGAAAATCAAAGCTTCCAAAGACAGACTGGGTCCAAACTTGCCTATCATGCCCGGAATGGAAGCGGGGGTTAACATCATCACAGGTAAGAGAACCGTACTTGGGTACATTCTGCTTCCACTCAAACGTATGGGGAAAAATGCTCTTTTAGAGCCTTGA
- a CDS encoding FAD:protein FMN transferase, whose amino-acid sequence MYLAHFTAFTTPCEIQIDVETKQEGDKILSSLLTEIRRLQTEYSFFETTSQIYAINHRTCDTLSLSKELSTILSLSLFYTQMTQGTFDVAMAGTLKQANSADSLNAYKKMHEALQPFASSSSLTLEGETLYFSNPYTQIDLGGIVKEYAVDQTILVLQKMGITSALVNFGGDISAYGTCDNEPWRIGIQDPNNPEANVTIRELHNASLCTSGHSKRYTTIEEQRFSHIISPSIALSTKMPCQISIMAPTTVDAGIWSTSLLINPSLCPPSHISTLSVWSPNV is encoded by the coding sequence TTGTATCTCGCTCATTTTACAGCTTTTACAACACCGTGTGAAATTCAAATTGATGTTGAAACCAAGCAAGAAGGAGACAAGATTCTCTCTTCTTTGCTTACCGAAATTCGCCGCTTACAAACAGAGTATAGTTTTTTTGAAACAACTTCGCAGATTTATGCCATCAACCATCGCACATGCGATACACTCAGCCTTAGCAAAGAACTTTCCACAATTTTAAGCTTATCGCTTTTTTATACGCAAATGACGCAGGGTACATTTGATGTTGCAATGGCAGGAACACTGAAACAGGCTAACAGTGCAGACTCTTTGAATGCGTACAAAAAAATGCATGAAGCCTTGCAGCCTTTTGCTTCGTCTTCCTCTTTGACGCTAGAAGGTGAAACGCTTTACTTTTCTAACCCTTATACGCAGATTGATTTAGGGGGTATTGTTAAAGAGTATGCGGTTGATCAAACGATTTTAGTGCTTCAAAAAATGGGTATTACGTCTGCACTGGTCAACTTTGGCGGCGACATCTCTGCGTATGGAACATGCGATAATGAGCCTTGGCGCATTGGCATACAAGACCCTAATAATCCTGAAGCAAATGTCACCATACGAGAGCTTCATAACGCTTCACTGTGTACGTCAGGGCATTCAAAACGTTACACAACGATTGAAGAGCAACGTTTTTCGCATATTATTTCCCCTAGCATTGCATTGTCCACAAAGATGCCTTGTCAAATCAGCATCATGGCACCAACAACGGTTGATGCAGGCATTTGGAGTACGTCATTGTTGATTAACCCTTCGCTATGCCCACCTTCTCATATCTCAACACTCAGTGTATGGTCTCCAAACGTTTAG
- a CDS encoding undecaprenyl-diphosphate phosphatase, producing the protein MDILQSIIMGIVEGFTEFLPVSSTGHMIVTADFLGIKQDSVTKAYEIIIQFAAILAVVLAYKEKFTFKKIELWKKIIVAFLPIGIVGFLFSKQIKALFSVDVVATMFIIGGVVFLIAEKYYKPKEHFINDVEKVSYKQAFLIGLAQVAGLVPGTSRAGSTILGAMFVGLTRKASAEFSFLLAFPVMSAATGYSIVKNYSEFNVDNLIVLGVGFVVAFITAYFTIKLFLRFLQSYTFVSFGIYRIIFGVALLAYY; encoded by the coding sequence GTGGATATATTACAATCAATCATCATGGGAATCGTTGAAGGTTTCACCGAGTTTTTGCCCGTTTCTTCGACAGGGCATATGATCGTTACGGCAGATTTTTTAGGCATTAAGCAAGACAGTGTGACCAAGGCGTATGAGATTATCATTCAGTTTGCGGCTATTTTAGCGGTTGTTTTGGCGTACAAAGAGAAGTTTACGTTCAAAAAAATTGAGCTTTGGAAGAAAATTATTGTTGCATTTTTACCGATTGGTATCGTTGGATTTTTATTTTCTAAGCAGATCAAAGCACTTTTTAGTGTCGATGTTGTGGCAACTATGTTTATCATTGGTGGTGTGGTTTTCCTTATTGCTGAGAAGTACTACAAACCCAAAGAGCATTTTATCAATGATGTCGAAAAGGTAAGCTATAAACAGGCATTTTTAATTGGTTTGGCGCAGGTTGCAGGCTTGGTTCCAGGTACGAGCAGAGCTGGTTCAACCATCTTAGGAGCTATGTTTGTGGGATTGACTCGAAAAGCCAGTGCAGAGTTTTCGTTTTTACTTGCATTTCCTGTTATGAGTGCGGCAACGGGTTATAGCATCGTTAAAAATTACAGTGAATTTAATGTTGACAATCTCATTGTTCTAGGAGTTGGTTTTGTGGTAGCGTTTATTACGGCGTACTTTACCATCAAACTCTTTTTACGCTTTTTACAAAGTTATACTTTTGTAAGTTTTGGTATTTACCGCATTATCTTTGGAGTAGCGCTCTTAGCCTATTATTAG